One genomic segment of Microbacterium sp. ProA8 includes these proteins:
- a CDS encoding RNA-binding protein: MLAAALEHVIKGIVDHPDDVRIDSSTSPRGDVLEVHVHPEDRGRVIGRGGRTAKALRTLISALADGRRVRVDVADD; encoded by the coding sequence TTGCTCGCCGCCGCGCTCGAACACGTCATCAAGGGGATCGTCGATCACCCCGATGACGTCCGCATCGACTCGTCCACGTCGCCTCGCGGCGACGTGCTCGAAGTGCACGTCCACCCCGAAGACCGGGGTCGCGTGATCGGGCGCGGCGGCCGCACGGCCAAAGCCCTGCGCACCCTCATCAGTGCCCTCGCCGACGGACGCCGTGTGCGCGTCGACGTCGCGGACGACTGA
- the lipB gene encoding lipoyl(octanoyl) transferase LipB, giving the protein MLDIQTVGLSPDYVPYLDGWALQRSIHAEVVEQARPDTLLLLEHEAVYTAGARTARHERPTDGTPVVDVDRGGKITWHGPGQLVGYPIVRLAEPVDVVAHVRRLEHLLIEALREFDVEGYRVEGRSGVWVRRPLGEDKVAAIGVRVQRGVTMHGFALNCDNSLAGFRGIIPCGISDAGVTTISEVAGVEISPSDVIDTVSRVFAADFAGVPA; this is encoded by the coding sequence ATGCTCGACATCCAGACCGTCGGCCTGTCCCCCGACTATGTGCCGTACCTCGACGGGTGGGCGCTCCAGCGCAGCATCCACGCCGAGGTCGTGGAGCAAGCGCGGCCCGACACGCTGCTGCTGCTCGAGCACGAGGCCGTCTACACCGCGGGCGCGCGCACGGCGCGGCACGAGCGTCCGACGGACGGCACGCCCGTCGTCGATGTCGATCGCGGCGGCAAGATCACGTGGCACGGACCTGGGCAGCTCGTCGGGTACCCGATCGTGCGGCTCGCCGAGCCGGTGGACGTCGTCGCGCACGTGCGGCGCCTCGAGCACCTCCTCATCGAGGCGCTGCGCGAGTTCGACGTCGAGGGCTATCGGGTGGAGGGTCGCAGCGGTGTCTGGGTGCGCCGCCCCCTTGGTGAGGACAAGGTCGCCGCGATCGGCGTCCGCGTACAGCGTGGCGTGACGATGCACGGCTTCGCCCTCAACTGCGACAACTCCCTCGCCGGCTTCCGCGGCATCATCCCGTGCGGCATCTCGGATGCCGGGGTCACCACGATCAGCGAGGTCGCCGGCGTCGAGATCAGCCCGAGCGACGTGATCGACACGGTGAGCCGCGTGTTCGCGGCCGACTTCGCGGGGGTGCCGGCATGA
- the rpsP gene encoding 30S ribosomal protein S16 — protein MAVKIRLKRLGKIRAPYYRIVVADSRTKRDGRVIEEIGKYHPTEEPSFIEVDSERAQYWLSVGAQPTEQVAALLKLTGDWGKFKGDKDAVSTVKTREEKPAFEIDSAKKSVVKPKAEKKAEPAEAPADEAAAESAE, from the coding sequence GTGGCTGTCAAGATCCGTCTCAAGCGCCTCGGCAAGATCCGTGCGCCCTACTACCGCATCGTCGTGGCCGACTCGCGCACCAAGCGCGACGGCCGTGTCATCGAAGAGATCGGCAAGTACCACCCGACCGAGGAGCCCTCGTTCATCGAGGTCGACTCGGAGCGTGCGCAGTACTGGCTGAGCGTCGGCGCGCAGCCGACCGAGCAGGTCGCGGCGCTCCTCAAGCTCACGGGCGACTGGGGCAAGTTCAAGGGCGACAAGGACGCGGTCTCGACCGTGAAGACCCGCGAGGAGAAGCCCGCGTTCGAGATCGACTCCGCCAAGAAGTCGGTCGTCAAGCCGAAGGCCGAGAAGAAGGCGGAGCCCGCCGAGGCTCCCGCCGACGAGGCCGCCGCCGAGTCCGCAGAGTAA
- the lipA gene encoding lipoyl synthase, whose protein sequence is MSACGTAPGAADAAATGPEGRKLLRLEVRNAQTPIERKPEWIKTKAKMGPEYQALHSLVKSEELHTVCQEAGCPNIYECWEDREATFLIGGSQCTRRCDFCQIDTGKPADYDIDEPRRVAESVVRMNLRYATVTGVARDDLRDGGAWLHAETVRQIHAMNPNTGVEILATDFNGDPALLREVFESRPEVFAHNVETVPRIFKRIRPAFRYERSLDVLTQARDAGLITKSNLILGMGEEPEEVVQALQDLHAAGTDIITITQYLRPSPRHLPVARWVKPQEFVEFKDEAERIGFLGVLAGPLVRSSYRAGRLWAQSMLSKGREIPSHLAHIAEDVHVERGFAQAV, encoded by the coding sequence ATGAGCGCCTGCGGCACTGCCCCCGGAGCGGCGGATGCTGCTGCCACCGGTCCGGAGGGACGAAAGCTCCTGCGTCTCGAGGTGCGCAACGCGCAGACGCCCATCGAGCGCAAACCCGAATGGATCAAGACCAAGGCGAAGATGGGCCCCGAGTACCAGGCGCTGCACTCGCTCGTGAAGAGCGAAGAGCTGCACACGGTCTGCCAGGAGGCCGGCTGCCCCAACATCTACGAGTGCTGGGAGGACCGCGAGGCGACCTTCCTCATCGGCGGCTCGCAGTGCACGCGCCGGTGCGACTTCTGCCAGATCGACACCGGCAAGCCGGCAGACTACGACATCGACGAGCCCCGCCGCGTCGCGGAGAGCGTGGTGCGCATGAACCTCCGCTACGCCACCGTGACGGGAGTCGCGCGCGACGACCTGCGGGACGGCGGTGCCTGGCTCCACGCCGAGACGGTGCGGCAGATCCACGCCATGAACCCGAACACGGGCGTCGAGATCCTTGCGACGGACTTCAACGGCGACCCCGCGCTCCTGCGCGAGGTGTTCGAGAGCCGCCCCGAGGTCTTCGCGCACAACGTCGAGACGGTGCCGCGCATCTTCAAGCGGATCCGGCCGGCCTTCCGCTACGAGCGCTCGCTCGACGTCTTGACCCAGGCTCGCGACGCCGGCCTCATCACCAAGTCGAACCTCATCCTGGGCATGGGTGAAGAGCCCGAAGAGGTCGTGCAGGCACTCCAGGACCTGCACGCTGCCGGCACCGACATCATCACGATCACGCAGTACCTTCGGCCGTCGCCCCGGCACCTTCCCGTGGCCCGGTGGGTCAAGCCGCAGGAGTTCGTCGAGTTCAAAGACGAGGCCGAGCGCATCGGATTCCTCGGCGTGCTCGCGGGACCGCTGGTGCGCTCGTCGTATCGGGCGGGGCGCCTGTGGGCGCAGTCGATGCTGTCGAAGGGCCGGGAGATCCCGTCGCATCTCGCGCACATCGCCGAGGACGTGCACGTCGAACGCGGATTCGCGCAGGCCGTCTGA
- the ftsY gene encoding signal recognition particle-docking protein FtsY: MAESSWSLGRALRGMFVKPTIDETTWEDLETALLTADFGPDITERIIDELREKVERYRTTDPRDLQRMLKETLEEHFAKFDTTLRLTERPAVVLVVGVNGVGKTTTIGKFAKFLQRYGRSVVVGAADTFRAAAVDQLATWAERGGATIVRPQQEGQDPASVAFQTIEYAKNTGTEIVLVDTAGRLHTKGGLMDELSKIRRVIEKQAPISEVLLVLDATTGQNGVMQAQAFLEHAGVTGLVLTKLDGSAKGGFVLAVQERTGIPVKLLGQGEGIGDLTGFTPHVFAASLVD; this comes from the coding sequence ATGGCAGAGAGCTCCTGGTCGCTGGGCCGTGCGCTGCGCGGCATGTTCGTCAAGCCCACGATCGACGAGACCACCTGGGAAGACCTCGAGACCGCGCTGCTGACGGCGGACTTCGGCCCCGACATCACCGAACGCATCATCGACGAGCTCCGCGAGAAGGTCGAGCGGTACCGCACGACCGACCCGCGCGACCTGCAGCGGATGCTGAAGGAGACGCTCGAGGAGCACTTCGCGAAGTTCGACACCACCCTCCGCCTCACCGAGCGGCCGGCGGTCGTGCTCGTCGTCGGTGTCAACGGCGTCGGCAAGACCACGACGATCGGCAAGTTCGCGAAGTTCCTGCAGCGCTACGGGCGGTCCGTGGTGGTCGGCGCGGCCGACACCTTCCGCGCGGCGGCCGTCGACCAGCTCGCGACCTGGGCCGAGCGCGGCGGCGCGACGATCGTCCGGCCCCAGCAGGAGGGGCAGGATCCGGCATCCGTCGCCTTCCAGACCATCGAGTACGCGAAGAACACGGGCACCGAGATCGTGCTCGTCGACACGGCCGGACGCCTGCACACCAAGGGCGGGCTGATGGACGAGCTCAGCAAGATCCGGCGAGTCATCGAGAAGCAGGCGCCGATCAGCGAGGTGCTGCTGGTGCTCGATGCGACGACCGGTCAGAACGGCGTCATGCAGGCGCAGGCGTTCCTCGAGCACGCCGGCGTCACCGGCCTCGTGCTGACGAAGCTGGACGGCTCGGCGAAGGGCGGATTCGTGCTCGCCGTGCAGGAGCGCACCGGGATTCCGGTGAAGCTGCTGGGCCAGGGCGAGGGCATCGGCGACCTCACCGGCTTCACGCCGCACGTCTTCGCGGCGTCCCTCGTCGACTGA
- a CDS encoding glutamate--cysteine ligase, with translation MTVPFATSARSSVGMEWEVMLADTATGDLIPRAPDLLAALEERSSLERYTVTGELLTNTVEVTSGIGDTVAAAVDDIADAIAEVRTYTDPHGIDLLCAGSHPFAQWYDQSVTDKTRYHKLIERTQWWGRNMMIWGIHIHVGVDDVNKVFPIINALAVYLPHLQALSASSPFWAGERTGYASNRALVFQQLPTAGLPWPLQNWSEFEGYLDDMVTTGVMEDATEVRWDIRPAPRWGTIEVRACDGMSTLPELAALAALVQVLVEHFSRRLDEGLPLETIQPWFIRENKWRAARYGLDARVIVDHVGTQRLVTDHLRETLAEIGGIADDLKCARELAGIEAILTDGASYSRQLAVADASDGDLRAVVRHLVGEFRSGPTLREHLATLGH, from the coding sequence ATGACGGTGCCCTTCGCGACATCCGCCCGCTCGTCCGTCGGCATGGAGTGGGAGGTGATGCTCGCCGACACCGCGACGGGAGACCTGATCCCCCGCGCTCCCGACCTGCTCGCCGCTCTCGAGGAGCGTTCCAGCCTCGAGCGGTACACGGTCACCGGCGAGCTGCTGACGAACACCGTCGAGGTGACGAGCGGCATCGGCGACACGGTCGCGGCCGCCGTCGACGACATCGCCGACGCGATCGCCGAAGTGCGCACCTACACCGACCCGCACGGCATCGACCTGCTCTGCGCCGGAAGCCACCCGTTCGCGCAGTGGTACGACCAGAGCGTCACCGACAAGACCCGCTACCACAAGCTGATCGAGCGCACCCAGTGGTGGGGGCGCAACATGATGATCTGGGGCATCCACATCCACGTGGGCGTCGACGACGTCAACAAGGTGTTCCCGATCATCAACGCCCTCGCGGTGTACCTGCCGCACCTGCAGGCGCTGTCGGCATCGAGCCCCTTCTGGGCCGGCGAGCGCACCGGCTACGCCTCGAACCGCGCCCTCGTCTTCCAGCAGCTGCCCACGGCCGGGCTGCCCTGGCCGCTCCAGAACTGGAGCGAGTTCGAGGGCTACCTCGACGACATGGTCACCACCGGTGTGATGGAGGATGCCACCGAGGTGCGATGGGACATCCGCCCGGCGCCTCGCTGGGGCACCATCGAGGTACGCGCGTGCGACGGGATGTCGACGCTTCCCGAGCTCGCCGCGCTGGCGGCCCTCGTGCAGGTGCTCGTGGAGCACTTCTCGCGCCGGCTCGACGAAGGGCTGCCGCTCGAGACGATCCAGCCGTGGTTCATCCGCGAGAACAAGTGGCGGGCGGCCCGCTATGGACTCGACGCCCGTGTGATCGTCGACCACGTCGGCACCCAGCGCCTGGTCACGGACCATCTGCGCGAGACGCTGGCCGAGATCGGCGGCATCGCCGACGACCTCAAGTGCGCCCGCGAACTGGCGGGGATCGAGGCCATCCTCACCGATGGTGCGAGCTACTCGCGCCAGCTCGCCGTCGCGGACGCGTCCGACGGCGACCTCCGAGCGGTCGTGCGGCACCTGGTCGGCGAGTTCCGCTCCGGTCCCACCCTGCGCGAGCACCTGGCCACGCTCGGCCACTGA
- a CDS encoding DUF2004 domain-containing protein, with translation MAIEHDYFGLLESGPDGSIFWSENVDLGDQSVTVDLTAPDQDDVSEAALDVAAALISSIEDIDGSARNAMVNELNDRTSEVTEYILQQQEALGEALDDALVDISGDIQIDVIRSLQLMSMTILADEHGGSDPFAVLEYALDPDATDDVLLVNLDSAGAVLSVTSAD, from the coding sequence ATGGCGATCGAGCACGACTACTTCGGACTCCTCGAATCGGGGCCTGACGGATCGATCTTCTGGTCGGAGAATGTCGACCTGGGTGACCAATCCGTCACGGTCGATCTGACCGCGCCCGATCAGGACGATGTGTCGGAGGCGGCCCTCGACGTCGCCGCCGCGCTCATCTCGTCGATCGAGGACATCGACGGCAGCGCCCGCAACGCCATGGTGAACGAGCTGAACGATCGCACCAGCGAGGTCACGGAGTACATCCTGCAGCAGCAGGAGGCACTGGGGGAGGCCCTCGACGACGCTCTCGTGGACATCTCCGGTGACATCCAGATCGATGTGATCCGCTCGCTGCAGCTCATGAGCATGACGATCCTCGCCGACGAGCACGGCGGCTCCGACCCGTTCGCCGTGCTGGAGTACGCGCTGGACCCCGACGCCACCGACGACGTGCTGCTGGTCAACCTGGATTCCGCCGGCGCGGTGCTGTCGGTCACGAGCGCGGACTGA
- the rimM gene encoding ribosome maturation factor RimM (Essential for efficient processing of 16S rRNA), producing MNAVPPAGKTQLRVGRLVKAHGLKGAIKLELYTDDPEGRFVPGATFTLQVPESSPWHGKPLTVREFRWMNSHPVAFFDGVDDRDAAEGLLRAILWVDEDLQASPAEDDAWFDHQLVGLDVVRDGQVVGKVARVDHFPAQDLLIVKVRDDEVLVPFVKAIVPEVDIAAGRVIVTPPAGLFEELPDDGDEAPADPSADDAGTVD from the coding sequence GTGAACGCCGTTCCTCCCGCAGGCAAGACGCAGCTGCGGGTCGGCCGACTCGTCAAGGCGCACGGACTCAAGGGCGCCATCAAGCTCGAGCTCTACACCGACGATCCCGAAGGACGCTTCGTCCCCGGAGCGACCTTCACGCTCCAGGTTCCGGAATCCTCGCCGTGGCACGGCAAGCCGCTCACGGTGCGCGAGTTCCGCTGGATGAACAGCCACCCGGTCGCGTTCTTCGACGGGGTGGATGACCGTGATGCCGCCGAGGGGCTGCTCCGCGCGATCCTGTGGGTCGACGAGGATCTGCAGGCCTCGCCCGCCGAGGACGACGCGTGGTTCGACCACCAGCTCGTCGGACTCGACGTGGTGCGCGACGGCCAGGTCGTCGGCAAGGTCGCGCGGGTCGATCACTTCCCCGCGCAAGACCTGCTCATCGTCAAGGTGCGCGACGACGAGGTGCTGGTGCCGTTCGTCAAGGCGATCGTGCCGGAGGTCGACATCGCCGCCGGACGGGTCATCGTGACACCGCCGGCAGGCCTGTTCGAAGAGCTGCCCGACGACGGCGACGAGGCGCCCGCGGATCCTTCCGCGGACGACGCCGGCACGGTCGACTGA
- the ffh gene encoding signal recognition particle protein — MATFGTLSDRLTETFRNLRKKGQLTPADVDGTVREIRRALLDADVALPVVKDFTAKVRERALGDEVSKALNPAQQVVQIVNEELVAILGGQQRRLQFAKNPPTVIMLAGLQGSGKTTFAGKLAKMLEKDGHTPLLIAADLQRPNAVNQLQVVAERAGAAIYAPEPGNGVGDPVRVARDGVEVARRQQHDVVIIDTAGRLGVDAELMKQAADIRKATDPDEVLFVIDAMIGQDAVNTAKAFQDGVDFTGVVLSKLDGDARGGAALSVASVTGRPIIFASTGEGLDDLEAFHPDRMASRILDLGDILTLIEQAQQAFDEEEALKVAEKLATEQFTLEDFLAQMQQMRKMGSMKKMLGMLPGMGSMKDQLENFDEREIDRTEAIIRSMTPAERRNTKLLNGSRRLRIARGSGMTVTDVNQLVQRFEQAAKMMKTVARGGVPNIPGMGPIPGAGRPGASSKRGKQQKSKGSRSGNPAKRAAENAGIAAQASETPTGSGFGLGAGGAKGAPTEADLAELQKMLGRG, encoded by the coding sequence ATGGCGACTTTCGGCACCCTCTCCGACCGGCTCACCGAGACCTTCCGCAACCTCCGCAAGAAGGGGCAGCTCACGCCCGCGGACGTCGACGGCACCGTCCGCGAGATCCGGCGCGCCCTGCTCGACGCCGACGTGGCGCTGCCCGTCGTCAAGGACTTCACCGCCAAGGTGCGCGAGCGCGCACTCGGCGACGAGGTGAGCAAGGCGCTGAACCCTGCACAGCAGGTCGTGCAGATCGTCAACGAGGAGCTCGTCGCGATCCTCGGCGGCCAGCAGCGCCGCCTGCAGTTCGCGAAGAACCCGCCGACCGTCATCATGCTCGCGGGCCTCCAGGGATCGGGCAAGACGACCTTCGCGGGCAAGCTCGCCAAGATGCTCGAGAAGGACGGCCACACGCCGCTCCTCATCGCCGCCGACCTCCAGCGTCCGAACGCCGTCAACCAGCTCCAGGTCGTGGCTGAGCGCGCCGGTGCCGCGATCTACGCGCCGGAGCCCGGCAACGGCGTCGGCGATCCGGTGCGCGTCGCGCGGGACGGCGTCGAGGTCGCGCGGCGCCAGCAGCACGACGTCGTGATCATCGACACCGCCGGCCGCCTCGGCGTCGACGCAGAGCTCATGAAGCAGGCGGCCGACATCCGCAAGGCGACGGACCCCGACGAGGTGCTGTTCGTCATCGACGCGATGATCGGACAGGATGCCGTCAACACGGCGAAGGCGTTCCAGGACGGCGTCGACTTCACCGGCGTCGTGCTCTCGAAGCTCGACGGCGACGCCCGCGGTGGTGCCGCGCTCTCCGTGGCGTCGGTCACCGGCCGCCCCATCATCTTCGCGTCCACGGGAGAGGGGCTCGACGACCTCGAGGCATTCCATCCCGACCGCATGGCATCGCGCATCCTCGACCTCGGCGACATCCTCACCCTCATCGAGCAGGCCCAGCAGGCGTTCGACGAGGAGGAGGCGCTCAAGGTCGCGGAGAAGCTCGCGACCGAGCAGTTCACCCTCGAGGACTTCCTCGCCCAGATGCAGCAGATGCGCAAGATGGGCTCGATGAAGAAGATGCTCGGGATGCTCCCGGGCATGGGATCCATGAAGGATCAGCTCGAGAACTTCGACGAGCGCGAGATCGACCGCACCGAGGCGATCATCCGCTCGATGACCCCCGCGGAGCGCCGCAACACCAAGCTCCTCAACGGCTCCCGGCGCCTGCGCATCGCGCGCGGCTCGGGCATGACCGTGACCGACGTCAACCAGCTCGTGCAGCGATTCGAGCAGGCCGCCAAGATGATGAAGACCGTCGCCCGCGGCGGCGTCCCCAACATCCCGGGCATGGGGCCGATCCCCGGTGCCGGCCGTCCCGGTGCCTCGTCCAAGCGCGGAAAGCAGCAGAAGTCCAAGGGCTCGCGGTCGGGCAACCCGGCCAAGCGCGCAGCCGAGAACGCCGGCATCGCCGCTCAGGCGAGCGAGACTCCGACGGGTTCGGGCTTCGGGCTCGGCGCCGGCGGTGCGAAGGGCGCCCCCACCGAGGCGGACCTCGCCGAGCTGCAGAAGATGCTCGGCCGCGGCTGA
- a CDS encoding TetR family transcriptional regulator: MSTEPRAGRPKASSRETIAEAACELFLEQGYEQTSIIDITSRAGVSRSSFFNYFSSKSDVLWAGLDERIAVFEQRLAADEAASAASAVRAETLAIAESFVPDSLALGIVNLAAMGLEAEYERDSALRRARVARAASTRLVRGGADRLRAEVAGAAWGGAVLAAIEAWAHDGAGRTSLSRFLSLAADAAAPMSDSAPVGEVAQLRVVVQAAAFEQTLAFYRDVVGMPQAEAYEAEGGARVAILDAGRATLEIANPAQVEFIDRVETDGDAPSDRIRLALEVADTDAAVARLDEGGAEIEASARVTPWNSRNARLRGPAGLQLTLFQELGDAPADR; this comes from the coding sequence ATGTCCACCGAGCCGCGCGCAGGACGGCCCAAAGCATCGTCGCGCGAGACCATCGCCGAGGCGGCGTGCGAGCTCTTCCTCGAGCAGGGTTACGAGCAGACCTCGATCATCGACATCACGAGCCGTGCCGGCGTGAGCCGCTCGAGCTTCTTCAATTACTTCTCGTCCAAGTCCGACGTCCTCTGGGCCGGGCTCGACGAGCGGATCGCGGTGTTCGAACAGCGGCTCGCCGCGGACGAGGCGGCATCCGCCGCGTCCGCCGTCCGCGCAGAGACCCTTGCGATCGCCGAGTCGTTCGTGCCCGACAGCCTTGCGCTGGGGATCGTCAACCTCGCGGCGATGGGGCTCGAGGCGGAGTACGAGCGCGACTCCGCCCTCCGGCGAGCCCGGGTGGCGCGAGCCGCGTCGACACGGCTGGTGCGGGGCGGCGCCGATCGCCTGCGTGCCGAGGTCGCCGGCGCGGCATGGGGCGGCGCCGTGCTCGCCGCGATCGAAGCCTGGGCGCATGACGGCGCCGGACGCACGTCGCTGTCGCGCTTCCTGTCGCTCGCGGCCGATGCGGCGGCGCCGATGTCAGACTCGGCCCCGGTGGGAGAGGTGGCCCAGTTGCGCGTGGTGGTGCAGGCCGCGGCCTTCGAGCAGACGCTGGCGTTCTATCGCGACGTCGTCGGCATGCCGCAGGCGGAGGCCTACGAGGCCGAGGGCGGCGCGCGGGTCGCGATCCTCGACGCGGGCCGCGCGACCCTCGAGATCGCCAATCCCGCGCAGGTCGAGTTCATCGACCGGGTCGAGACCGACGGCGACGCCCCGAGCGACCGCATTCGCCTGGCCCTCGAGGTCGCCGACACCGACGCCGCAGTCGCACGGCTCGATGAGGGCGGCGCCGAGATCGAGGCATCCGCTCGGGTGACGCCGTGGAACTCGCGCAACGCCCGCCTGCGCGGACCTGCCGGCCTGCAGCTGACGCTCTTCCAGGAGCTCGGGGACGCACCCGCCGATCGCTGA